TGATACCCATAATTTCTGCGGCATCTCTCACCGTCACGTGAGGTGGAATATTGAATTCACTGCTAAGCGCTTCAAACGCTTCTTGTTTCTCGTCTTCTTCCAGTTCGCGGTCAAGTCTCGCTTTTTCCCGTTCCAACTCTTCATACAGCCGCATCAGCTTTACATATTCCCGCGCACGCTTGCTTTTAATCCGTTCGTCAGAAGGCAGTGACTTTACTGAATTAAGCAATTCGAGCATGTCAATCACCTCGTTTTTCTCTATTATACTTGACCACAAAGCGAAATAAAAGAAAACAACGAAACTTTTGAAACCTGTCGCCGCATTGCCGTCATTAAATATCGCTATTGGAAATTGCGTCTCTGCT
Above is a genomic segment from Planococcus lenghuensis containing:
- a CDS encoding helix-turn-helix domain-containing protein; this encodes MLELLNSVKSLPSDERIKSKRAREYVKLMRLYEELEREKARLDRELEEDEKQEAFEALSSEFNIPPHVTVRDAAEIMGISPQMVRRYCAEGKLSAQQTLEGSGKWRIATAQLMEQPNWERFIDKRAKLKKQSTALADEVLAQLDSGV